TTTTCCTTTTCTGAAAGCAAATAGATTCTTAACTTGCGGTTAAAATAGGTCAATTCGACCGATTAAAATTTCTTGAGATTAAATTTCTTTGAAAGGTTTTAATGATGAAGACAACAATAAGCTATTTAGTTTTATTTTTAATTTTAACATTTGGTCATTCATACGGACAATTAACTGCAATAAAGATCGAACGACTGCCAATCTCCGGCTCGGAAGAATGGAACGCTCCAATCTTCTCGCCGAACGGAAAGAAAATCTATTTCACAAATTCTTCATATAATGGAATTTGGGAATATTCATTTGCGACAAAAAAAACCCGCAAGATAACTTCAGATCAGGGTTCAGGCTACGGATTTGCGATTTCGAGTGATGGGAATCAAATCGCTTACCGCAAAACATTCTACCCAACCGGAAGCCTTGAGAGAGTTCAAGAGATCATTTCTCTCAACCTAAAAACTGGCAAAGCCGCTTCATTTGCTAAAGGGGATAATCTTTCAACTCCAACATTCACAAAATCCGGCGTAACGTTTTCGGATTGTGATCAAACGAAAAATCTATCGCCGCGAACATCTCAAAAAGAAATTTCAATTCTAGGAATAGAAAACACAAAAATCGCAGTGAACAAAAATGGTGTAAAAGTTTTGCTCGATCCATTTGGAAATGGAAGTTACATTTGGCCGAGTCTGTCAACCGATAGGACAAAAATCGTCGCGTATGAATCCGACCGCGGAACATTTATATGTGATCTAAATGGTAATATCATTTCAAAACTCGGAAAACGAAATTCAGCAGTTTGGTCACGCGACGGCAACTGGCTCATATACATGGACGATAAAGATGACGGACACAATATTCTTTCATCCGAAATAATGGCTGTCTCCGTCGATGGAAAGAATACTGTGAATCTGACAAACACCGCAAATATAACTGAGATGAATCCGCATGTCTCTTCCACTGAAAACAAAATTGTCTGCAACTCTTTAAACGGTGAGATTTTCATACTCCATTACGATATCAAATCGGCGAACAGGAAGGAAATAAAATGATGAAAAAAATATTTACTCCTATTTTGCTCGTATTAATTTTGTTTTCATTCTCCTTCGCTCAAAGAACCGATTTGAGCGGATTGAAATTCTGTATCGATCCCGGACACGGCGGAAATAATGCGGCAAACGACCGTCTTGTTGTCCCAGACCCTGGAATAAGTTTCTGGGAATCAGAAAGCAATTTTCAAAAAGCACTTTTATTGAAACCAATGATCGAGGAGAAGGGCGGATGGGTAATTCTCACACGCAATACAAACAGTTACCCGAATGATAATGATGAGCCGAGTCTTTCTGCACGCGCTGCAATCGCGAATGCAAATAATGTCCATTGGTTCAATTCCATTCACAGCAATGCAACCGGTGGAACGAATAATGGTACAAACTATACCTTAATGTTAATTAAAGAAGATATCCCGACTCGTCAGCCGGCGTTTCCCGAAGCACTCAACATGGCAGACAAACTTGGAAAACACATCAAAGCGAACAACCGAACTTCTACTTACTACGTCAGACTTGATTATACATTTTACGGCGGTCCGAGTGGTGGATTTAATCTTGGAGTTTTAAAACCATTATTAATGCCCGGAACTCTTTCGGAAGGATCGTTCCATGATTTTTATCCAGAGACTCGACGTCTCATGAACAATCATTACAGAAAAATGGAAGCTTATGGACTAGTAAGAGGATACCTCGAATATTACAGCATCCCATTCGATTTATTTGGATTTGTTGCAGGGATTCAAACCGATTCAGAAACTGGAAAGCCAAAAAACCAATCGAGAGTAAAACTGCTCCCTGCAGACATTGTTTATAACGGAGACTCTTATAACAATGGTTATTATTTGTTTGACAGACTCACTCCCGGAAATTATAAAGTGGTTTTTGAAACACCCGATTACGGAAAAGATACTGTCAATCAGACTGTTGCTGCAAGCGGATTACATTTTCTCGATAGAACTCTTTTCATCGCAACTCCGCCGACAATTACACAGACTCAACCATTGCCCGGAGACACAGGATTTAAGGTGAACAACTTGATCGGAATTAGATTTTCAAGACCGATGGATACAACTTCTGTACGTTTAGCTTTCTCATTGTCGCCGCCTGCGAGTGGAAATTTTACATGGACTGCTGGAAGCACGATGCTGTTGTTCACACCAAATCCGGTATTGAGTTATAACACTAATTACGTTTTGACTATTGCAGCAGCTGCAAAATCACTTGGAGGTACTTCTATCGATGGAAATAACGATGGCGTACCCGGCGATCCGTTTATTTTAAGCTTCAAAACTGAAAGCAATACAACAGATGTTACCGATCGATTTGAAACTCCGTTGAAATATGAATTGAAACAGAACTATCCAAATCCATTCAATCCTGGAACAAGTATTCAGTACTCAGTACCTAGTAGAGAGAAAGTAACATTAAAACTATTTGATGTGCTCGGATATGAAGTTGCAACACTTGTTGATGAGGTGAAAGAATCCGGCGTTTATTATTATCCATTCTCAATTATAAATTATCCATTACCAAGCGGGATTTATTTTTATCAGCTTCGTGCTGGATCATACGTTGAAACAAAAAAAATGATGGTTGTGAAGTAAGACTGAATAAAAACCGACTTCTTAATTCACAGAAAAAGTGAGAGAAGTCGGGTTTTTAGATCAGTTTTAGATATAAAA
This region of Ignavibacteria bacterium genomic DNA includes:
- a CDS encoding T9SS type A sorting domain-containing protein, whose translation is MMKKIFTPILLVLILFSFSFAQRTDLSGLKFCIDPGHGGNNAANDRLVVPDPGISFWESESNFQKALLLKPMIEEKGGWVILTRNTNSYPNDNDEPSLSARAAIANANNVHWFNSIHSNATGGTNNGTNYTLMLIKEDIPTRQPAFPEALNMADKLGKHIKANNRTSTYYVRLDYTFYGGPSGGFNLGVLKPLLMPGTLSEGSFHDFYPETRRLMNNHYRKMEAYGLVRGYLEYYSIPFDLFGFVAGIQTDSETGKPKNQSRVKLLPADIVYNGDSYNNGYYLFDRLTPGNYKVVFETPDYGKDTVNQTVAASGLHFLDRTLFIATPPTITQTQPLPGDTGFKVNNLIGIRFSRPMDTTSVRLAFSLSPPASGNFTWTAGSTMLLFTPNPVLSYNTNYVLTIAAAAKSLGGTSIDGNNDGVPGDPFILSFKTESNTTDVTDRFETPLKYELKQNYPNPFNPGTSIQYSVPSREKVTLKLFDVLGYEVATLVDEVKESGVYYYPFSIINYPLPSGIYFYQLRAGSYVETKKMMVVK